One Spiribacter halobius DNA segment encodes these proteins:
- a CDS encoding DUF4350 domain-containing protein, which yields MTARLLQRGLALLLIIALAAGGAWLAQGVEGRWVWAGAGPARLGEASERLLADVPAETTVRYRVLVRPDSPLATRLQRLVTAYREAGLDLALERLHPDRDAERLREYGLGRDGEGLLGVEDEWEHVAAPAEARVSAALERLLRRGSRYIVHLTGHGERELTGEAGHALGRLGQALERKGYRLQPLDPERTAVIPDNTRVLLVAGPTRSLPAETRQLLAQYIARGGRLLWLTDPGAPPLPAALPVTRGEGVVVDPQGAELLGVDDPALVVAEARGGHPALTGLGAPLLLNRAAPLRASAGAEWRREVLLATGPRQWPVASERLQDPGEAPADAGGAPLALTLARDTPEGEQRLAVFGDSDLFANAYIGNGDNLALALNTIDWLADQGGVTGRYGEAAGDRRLRFSRHETLLLGFGFLAGLPAVFLLGGWLAWRRGRSG from the coding sequence GTGACTGCGCGCCTGCTGCAACGGGGCCTGGCGCTCCTGCTGATCATCGCGCTGGCCGCCGGCGGTGCCTGGCTTGCGCAGGGCGTCGAGGGCCGCTGGGTCTGGGCGGGTGCGGGGCCGGCGCGGCTCGGTGAGGCCTCCGAGCGTCTGCTGGCCGACGTGCCGGCGGAGACCACGGTGCGTTACCGCGTGCTGGTGCGCCCGGACAGCCCCCTGGCCACCCGCCTGCAGCGGCTGGTCACGGCCTATCGCGAGGCGGGGCTGGATCTCGCCCTGGAGCGGCTGCACCCGGACCGGGACGCCGAGCGACTGCGCGAGTACGGTCTCGGCCGCGACGGCGAAGGCCTGCTGGGCGTCGAGGACGAGTGGGAGCACGTCGCGGCCCCCGCCGAGGCGCGGGTTTCGGCGGCGCTGGAGCGGCTGCTGCGGCGGGGCAGCCGCTATATCGTCCACCTGACCGGCCACGGCGAGCGCGAGCTCACCGGCGAGGCCGGCCACGCGCTGGGAAGGCTCGGCCAGGCCCTGGAGCGCAAGGGCTACCGGCTGCAGCCACTGGACCCCGAGCGCACGGCGGTGATCCCGGACAACACCCGGGTGCTGCTGGTGGCCGGCCCCACCCGGTCGCTCCCGGCCGAAACCCGACAGCTGCTGGCCCAATACATCGCCCGTGGCGGGCGCCTGCTCTGGCTCACCGACCCGGGCGCGCCGCCGCTGCCGGCGGCGCTGCCGGTGACCCGCGGCGAGGGCGTGGTGGTGGATCCGCAGGGCGCCGAGCTCCTGGGCGTGGACGACCCGGCCCTGGTGGTGGCGGAGGCCCGGGGCGGGCATCCGGCGCTGACCGGGCTCGGCGCGCCGCTGCTGCTGAACCGTGCGGCCCCGCTGCGCGCGAGCGCCGGCGCGGAATGGCGCCGGGAGGTGCTGCTCGCCACGGGCCCGCGGCAGTGGCCGGTGGCCAGCGAGCGGCTGCAGGACCCGGGCGAAGCGCCGGCGGATGCCGGCGGCGCGCCCCTCGCCCTGACCCTCGCCCGGGACACGCCGGAGGGCGAGCAGCGGCTCGCCGTGTTCGGCGACAGCGACCTGTTCGCGAACGCCTACATCGGCAACGGCGACAACCTCGCCCTGGCCCTCAACACCATCGACTGGCTGGCGGATCAGGGCGGCGTCACCGGCCGCTACGGCGAGGCCGCCGGCGATCGGCGCCTGCGGTTCAGCCGCCACGAGACCCTGCTCCTCGGCTTCGGCTTCCTGGCCGGCCTGCCGGCGGTGTTCCTGCTGGGGGGCTGGCTCGCCTGGCGGCGCGGCCGCAGCGGATGA
- the mutM gene encoding bifunctional DNA-formamidopyrimidine glycosylase/DNA-(apurinic or apyrimidinic site) lyase yields MPELPEVETTRRGVAPHAVGRRLAALVVREPRLRWPVDAGLAAQAQGRRVTALERRAKYLLFGLEGGLWLLLHLGMSGSLRVVPAGAPPQRHDHLDLALDSGEAVRFTDPRRFGSLHGASGDPEAHPLLRHLGPEPLGEAFHGQHLYALSRSRRVPVKAFVMDSRVVVGVGNIYAAEALWRARIHPGRAAGRIGLGRYRRLAEAIKAVLAEAIEAGGTTLRDFTRGDGTPGYFRQQLDAYGRAGLPCRRCGTPLQSRRLAQRATVYCPRCQR; encoded by the coding sequence GTGCCTGAGCTGCCGGAGGTGGAAACCACGCGACGGGGCGTGGCGCCGCACGCGGTGGGCCGGCGCCTCGCGGCGCTGGTGGTGCGCGAGCCGCGGCTGCGCTGGCCGGTGGATGCCGGCCTGGCGGCGCAGGCGCAGGGCCGCCGGGTCACGGCCCTGGAGCGGCGGGCCAAGTATCTGCTGTTCGGCCTGGAGGGCGGACTCTGGCTGCTGCTGCATCTCGGCATGTCCGGCAGCCTGCGCGTCGTCCCCGCCGGCGCGCCGCCGCAACGGCACGACCATCTCGATCTTGCCCTGGACAGTGGCGAGGCGGTGCGCTTCACCGACCCGCGCCGCTTCGGCAGCCTGCACGGCGCGAGCGGCGACCCCGAGGCGCATCCGCTGCTGCGCCACCTCGGCCCGGAGCCGCTGGGGGAGGCATTCCACGGCCAGCATCTGTACGCCCTGAGCCGCAGCCGCCGCGTGCCGGTCAAGGCCTTCGTCATGGACAGCCGGGTGGTGGTCGGCGTCGGCAACATCTATGCGGCGGAGGCCCTGTGGCGCGCCCGGATCCACCCCGGCCGCGCCGCCGGGCGGATTGGCCTCGGGCGCTACCGCCGCCTCGCAGAGGCCATCAAGGCGGTGCTGGCCGAGGCCATCGAGGCCGGTGGCACCACCCTGCGCGACTTCACCCGCGGCGACGGCACGCCGGGCTACTTCCGCCAGCAACTGGACGCCTACGGCCGCGCCGGCCTCCCATGCCGCCGCTGCGGCACCCCGCTCCAATCCCGCCGCCTCGCCCAGCGCGCCACCGTCTACTGCCCACGCTGCCAGCGCTAG
- a CDS encoding gamma-glutamyltransferase family protein, whose translation MMLNTTMGTRGMLTAPHHLAAQAGRDVLKEGGSAVEAMVTAAAVIAVVYPHMNAIGGDGFWLIAGPAGAPVGIDACGPAAAAATRGYYRERGHDRIPARGALAALTVPGTIAGWAEALARPESGAGRLPLARLLAPAVALAREGVPVTAGQATLTADKRDELASVPGFAEVYLPEGRVPATGERLRQTRLADTLERLGREGLDDFYRGELAEAMADDLARLGSPLAATDFARYVPLAVEPLSVSLRDARAYNMPPPTQGLASLMILGIYERLGAAREEGFAHVHALVEATKQAFRVRDAEVTDPAWMRRDAPELLGAAALERLAAAIDPARAAPWPHPGEPGDTVWLGAVDAEGRAASFIQSIYWEYGSGVVLPATGVLMQNRGISFGLDAAHPQALEPGRRPFHTLNPALAEFGDGRRMVYGTMGGEGQPQTQAAVFTRYAHQGQALQAAVTAPRWLLGRTWGAETHTLKLESRFPAELVEALRAAGHDVELRPDFDSAMGHAGAIVRHPDGLLEGAADPRSDGAVAAV comes from the coding sequence ATGATGCTGAACACCACCATGGGCACCCGCGGGATGCTCACCGCCCCCCACCATCTCGCCGCCCAGGCGGGGCGCGACGTGCTGAAGGAGGGCGGCAGCGCGGTGGAGGCCATGGTCACGGCCGCGGCGGTGATCGCCGTGGTCTACCCGCACATGAACGCCATCGGCGGCGACGGCTTCTGGCTGATCGCCGGCCCGGCGGGCGCGCCGGTGGGCATCGACGCCTGCGGCCCCGCCGCCGCGGCGGCGACCCGCGGCTACTACCGGGAACGGGGCCACGACCGCATCCCGGCCCGCGGGGCCCTTGCCGCCCTCACCGTGCCCGGGACCATCGCCGGCTGGGCCGAGGCCCTCGCCCGGCCGGAATCCGGGGCCGGACGCCTGCCCCTGGCCAGGCTGCTGGCGCCAGCCGTGGCGCTGGCCCGCGAGGGTGTGCCGGTCACCGCCGGGCAGGCGACCCTCACGGCCGACAAGCGCGACGAGCTGGCGTCGGTGCCGGGCTTCGCCGAGGTCTATCTGCCCGAAGGCCGCGTGCCCGCCACCGGCGAGCGGCTCCGCCAGACCCGGCTTGCCGATACCCTGGAGCGCCTGGGCCGGGAGGGCCTGGACGACTTCTACCGCGGCGAGCTCGCCGAGGCCATGGCGGATGACCTGGCCCGCCTGGGCAGCCCGCTCGCTGCCACCGATTTCGCGCGCTACGTTCCGCTCGCCGTGGAGCCCCTTTCCGTCAGCCTGCGCGATGCCCGCGCCTACAACATGCCGCCGCCCACCCAGGGCCTGGCATCGCTGATGATCCTCGGCATCTACGAACGCCTCGGCGCCGCCCGCGAGGAGGGCTTCGCCCACGTACACGCGCTGGTGGAGGCCACCAAGCAGGCCTTCCGCGTGCGCGACGCCGAGGTCACGGATCCGGCCTGGATGCGCCGCGACGCGCCCGAACTGCTCGGTGCAGCAGCGCTCGAGCGCCTCGCCGCCGCCATCGACCCAGCGCGGGCGGCGCCCTGGCCGCACCCCGGCGAGCCGGGGGACACCGTCTGGCTCGGCGCCGTGGATGCGGAGGGCCGGGCCGCGAGTTTCATCCAGTCCATCTACTGGGAGTACGGCTCCGGCGTGGTGCTGCCGGCGACCGGCGTGCTCATGCAGAACCGCGGCATCAGCTTCGGCCTCGATGCCGCGCACCCGCAGGCGCTGGAGCCCGGCCGGCGCCCGTTCCATACCCTCAACCCCGCGCTGGCCGAATTCGGGGACGGCCGGCGCATGGTCTACGGCACCATGGGCGGCGAGGGCCAGCCACAGACCCAGGCCGCGGTGTTCACCCGCTACGCCCACCAGGGCCAGGCGCTGCAGGCGGCGGTCACCGCCCCGCGCTGGCTGCTGGGCCGCACCTGGGGCGCGGAGACCCACACGCTGAAGCTGGAGTCGCGCTTCCCGGCCGAGCTCGTCGAGGCGCTGCGCGCCGCCGGCCACGACGTCGAGCTGCGGCCGGACTTCGACAGCGCCATGGGCCACGCCGGCGCCATCGTCCGCCACCCCGACGGCCTCCTGGAAGGCGCCGCCGACCCCCGCAGCGACGGCGCGGTTGCTGCCGTCTGA
- a CDS encoding sulfite exporter TauE/SafE family protein has product MELLAQYDPAWLAGLAGALVLTGVVAGVLAGLLGVGGGIVIVPVLYHLFTLLELDPAVRMHLAVGTSLATIIPTSIISARAHYRKGGLDPALLRSLGPAVLVGALIGGLAGSAVDGAVLSAVFAVVALLVAANMALRPEGSALAADLPRGVGRAAIGMVIGGLSAIMGIGGGTLSVPVLSAFNYPIRRAVGTASALGLIIAVPGSIGFIAAGIGEPLRPPASIGYVNLIGFALIVPLTMRMAPVGARLAHTINPRRLRFAFAIFLAATSARMFYDLLS; this is encoded by the coding sequence ATGGAACTCCTCGCACAGTACGACCCGGCCTGGCTGGCCGGGCTGGCCGGGGCGCTCGTGCTCACGGGTGTGGTGGCCGGCGTGCTCGCCGGGCTGCTGGGCGTGGGCGGCGGCATCGTCATCGTGCCGGTGCTCTATCATCTGTTCACCCTGCTCGAGCTGGACCCGGCGGTGCGCATGCATCTGGCCGTGGGCACCTCGCTTGCCACCATCATCCCGACGTCGATCATTTCCGCCCGCGCCCACTACCGCAAGGGCGGGCTGGATCCGGCGCTGCTGCGCTCCCTCGGCCCGGCGGTGCTGGTAGGCGCGCTCATCGGCGGCCTCGCCGGCAGCGCGGTGGACGGTGCGGTGCTGAGCGCCGTGTTCGCCGTCGTGGCCCTGCTGGTGGCGGCGAACATGGCGCTGCGCCCGGAGGGCAGCGCGCTGGCCGCAGACCTGCCCCGGGGCGTCGGCCGCGCGGCCATCGGCATGGTCATCGGCGGGCTCTCGGCGATCATGGGCATCGGGGGCGGCACCCTGAGCGTGCCGGTGCTCTCTGCCTTCAACTACCCCATCCGCCGGGCCGTGGGCACCGCCTCGGCCCTCGGGCTGATCATCGCCGTCCCCGGCAGCATCGGCTTCATCGCCGCCGGCATCGGCGAGCCGCTGCGCCCGCCGGCGAGCATCGGCTACGTCAACCTGATCGGCTTTGCCCTGATCGTGCCACTGACCATGCGCATGGCGCCGGTGGGGGCGCGGCTCGCGCATACGATCAACCCGCGGCGACTGCGCTTCGCCTTCGCGATCTTCCTCGCCGCCACCTCGGCACGCATGTTCTACGATCTGCTGAGCTGA
- a CDS encoding TRAP transporter large permease — translation MTGTEILALTMLGGFMAMILIGIPVGISLAVSGLVFGYIGFGPGLLGLLPSRIYGVVTNYTLLAIPLFVFMGVMLEKSRIADELLETLGHAMGGLRGGMGIAIVLVGVLMGAATGIVGATVVTVGLLTLPVLMRRGYGRGVACGTICASGTLGQILPPSLVLILLADILGESVGSLFAAALIPGLTLALVYVVYLVLLGLLRPDTVPPIPAAERDALPALELWKRIGRSVAPALLLVFAVLGSIIGGVAAPTEAASMGAAGSLVIAALSGRLDRGVLGETLKGTVSISAMVFFILICAQPFALAFRGLGGEHLVQGLFAWVPGGLNAELLFMMLLLFVLGFFLEWIEISYIALPLFLPLFQNADVDMIWLGILVAMNLQASFLTPPFGWALFFLKGVAPPEISTRDIYAGVLPFIGLQLVALGLLFLFPGLATWLPTAIGWN, via the coding sequence ATGACGGGCACCGAGATCCTCGCGCTGACGATGCTCGGCGGGTTCATGGCGATGATCCTCATCGGCATCCCTGTCGGCATCTCGCTGGCCGTCTCCGGGCTCGTCTTCGGCTACATCGGGTTCGGTCCGGGCCTGCTCGGGCTGCTGCCCTCGCGGATCTACGGGGTGGTGACCAACTACACGCTGCTCGCCATCCCGCTGTTCGTGTTCATGGGCGTGATGCTGGAGAAATCCCGCATTGCCGACGAGCTGCTGGAGACTCTCGGCCACGCCATGGGCGGGCTGCGCGGCGGCATGGGCATCGCCATCGTGCTGGTGGGGGTGCTCATGGGGGCGGCGACGGGCATCGTCGGCGCCACGGTGGTCACCGTGGGCCTGCTCACGCTGCCCGTGCTCATGCGCCGCGGCTACGGCCGCGGCGTCGCCTGCGGCACCATCTGCGCCTCCGGTACCCTGGGCCAGATACTGCCGCCGAGCCTGGTGCTGATCCTGCTCGCCGATATCCTCGGCGAGTCCGTGGGCAGCCTGTTCGCCGCGGCCCTCATTCCCGGGCTGACGCTGGCGCTGGTCTACGTGGTGTACCTGGTGCTGCTCGGGCTGCTGCGACCGGACACCGTGCCGCCGATCCCTGCGGCCGAGCGTGACGCCCTGCCGGCGCTGGAGCTGTGGAAGCGCATCGGCCGCTCCGTGGCGCCGGCGCTGCTGCTGGTGTTCGCGGTGCTCGGGTCGATCATCGGCGGGGTGGCGGCGCCCACCGAGGCCGCCTCCATGGGCGCGGCGGGGAGTCTGGTCATCGCCGCGCTGAGCGGTCGGCTGGACCGGGGCGTGCTCGGGGAGACGCTCAAGGGCACCGTGAGCATCTCGGCGATGGTCTTCTTCATCCTCATCTGCGCCCAGCCTTTCGCGCTCGCGTTCCGCGGGCTCGGCGGCGAGCATCTGGTGCAGGGCCTGTTCGCCTGGGTACCGGGCGGGCTCAACGCCGAGCTGCTGTTCATGATGCTGCTGCTGTTCGTGCTCGGCTTCTTCCTGGAGTGGATCGAGATCTCCTACATCGCGCTGCCGCTGTTCCTGCCGCTGTTCCAGAACGCGGACGTGGACATGATCTGGCTCGGCATACTGGTGGCGATGAACCTGCAGGCCTCGTTCCTCACGCCGCCGTTCGGCTGGGCGCTGTTCTTCCTGAAGGGGGTGGCGCCGCCGGAGATCAGCACCCGGGACATCTATGCCGGCGTGTTACCGTTCATAGGCCTGCAGCTGGTGGCGCTGGGGCTGCTGTTCCTGTTCCCCGGGCTCGCGACCTGGCTGCCCACCGCGATCGGCTGGAACTGA
- a CDS encoding TRAP transporter small permease subunit: MSRPIAHALRVTTRVLDGAGWLAKASAFALVLLVTANVLARYFFSEGLVGLQELEWHLVSPIALLGMSYALHQGEHVRVDVFYEHMRPRVQALVDAVTAVLTIAMALYLAWISMPYVAASYQMGQGSPDPGGLPYRFLLKAFIPLGFGLLALQGMAALLLALERLLPARAEAGNAAAAATPRHGKPA; the protein is encoded by the coding sequence ATGTCCCGCCCGATCGCTCACGCCCTGCGGGTGACCACGCGGGTACTGGATGGGGCCGGCTGGCTGGCGAAGGCAAGCGCCTTCGCCCTGGTGCTGCTGGTGACCGCCAACGTGCTCGCCCGTTATTTCTTCAGCGAGGGCCTGGTGGGGCTGCAGGAGCTGGAATGGCACCTGGTCTCGCCCATCGCCCTGCTGGGCATGTCCTATGCGCTGCACCAGGGCGAGCACGTGCGGGTGGACGTCTTCTACGAGCACATGCGCCCACGGGTGCAGGCGCTGGTGGATGCCGTCACCGCCGTGCTCACCATCGCCATGGCGCTGTATCTGGCCTGGATCTCGATGCCCTACGTGGCCGCCTCCTACCAGATGGGCCAGGGCTCGCCGGATCCGGGCGGCCTGCCCTACCGCTTCCTGCTGAAGGCCTTCATTCCGCTCGGCTTCGGTCTGCTGGCGCTGCAGGGGATGGCTGCGCTGCTGCTTGCCCTGGAGCGGCTGCTGCCGGCCCGCGCGGAGGCGGGCAACGCCGCAGCCGCCGCCACACCCAGGCATGGGAAACCCGCATGA
- a CDS encoding TRAP transporter substrate-binding protein, producing MAIKRRDFLKAGAGLATGSVIAGAPMVAKSQSSQRFTWRMTNAYPPEAPFYVSGPGSPEDFCAKVEAMSGGRLRIQHFAAGELIPALEGYEAVAAGTVQMNAANAYFWAGQIPAAQYFTTVPFGMNFQGMNAWLYHGGGLELWHELYAERGLIAFPMGNTGVQMTGWFREPITSVADFDGLNMRIPGLAGKVYAALGVNVRLLPGGEIFPALERGVIDAAEFVGPYQDRRLGLHQAASYYYTTGWHEPNNVTELLINREAWESLPEDLQAIVRTAAMACNIESHAWSEANNADALTDLVENEGVIADTLPESVVSRLREVTMDVLEEGANEDPETRRVHDAFFAFRDKHASWAALSEGPVQRLINGGA from the coding sequence ATGGCTATCAAGCGTCGCGACTTCCTCAAGGCCGGAGCCGGCCTCGCCACGGGCAGCGTCATCGCCGGCGCGCCGATGGTCGCCAAGTCCCAGTCCAGCCAGCGCTTCACCTGGCGCATGACCAACGCCTACCCGCCGGAGGCCCCGTTCTACGTCTCCGGGCCCGGTAGTCCCGAGGACTTCTGCGCCAAGGTGGAGGCCATGTCCGGCGGCCGCCTACGCATCCAGCACTTCGCCGCCGGTGAGCTGATCCCGGCGCTGGAGGGCTATGAGGCGGTGGCCGCGGGCACCGTGCAGATGAACGCCGCCAACGCCTACTTCTGGGCCGGCCAGATCCCGGCCGCGCAGTACTTCACCACCGTGCCCTTCGGCATGAACTTCCAGGGCATGAACGCCTGGCTCTACCACGGCGGCGGCCTGGAGCTCTGGCACGAGCTCTACGCCGAGCGCGGGCTGATTGCCTTCCCCATGGGCAACACCGGCGTGCAGATGACCGGCTGGTTCCGCGAGCCGATCACCTCGGTGGCGGACTTTGACGGTCTGAACATGCGCATCCCGGGGCTCGCCGGCAAGGTCTACGCGGCGCTCGGCGTCAACGTCCGCCTGCTGCCGGGCGGCGAGATCTTCCCGGCACTCGAGCGCGGCGTGATCGACGCCGCCGAGTTCGTCGGCCCCTATCAGGACCGGCGGCTGGGCCTGCATCAGGCGGCCAGCTACTACTACACCACCGGCTGGCACGAGCCGAACAACGTCACCGAGCTGCTCATCAACCGTGAGGCCTGGGAGAGTCTGCCGGAGGATCTGCAGGCGATCGTGCGGACCGCCGCCATGGCCTGCAACATCGAGAGCCACGCCTGGTCCGAGGCCAACAACGCCGATGCCCTCACGGACCTGGTGGAGAACGAGGGCGTGATCGCCGACACGCTGCCGGAGTCCGTGGTCTCGCGCCTGCGCGAGGTGACCATGGACGTTCTCGAGGAGGGCGCGAACGAGGATCCGGAGACCCGCCGGGTGCATGACGCCTTCTTCGCCTTCCGCGACAAGCACGCCTCCTGGGCGGCGCTCTCGGAAGGCCCGGTGCAGCGCCTGATCAACGGCGGGGCCTGA
- a CDS encoding Lrp/AsnC family transcriptional regulator produces the protein METVDRAILELLVEDSRLSFAEIGRRVGISRAYARERIQQLVRDGVIEKFTAVVNPVKLGRGVSAFLDVRVRPSHVEHFCEVLGTAPEVVSLYLMSDMQSLHIHTLTDTEEHLDAFVSRHFFSSDGVASVDCKLLLRRIKHRRGGPRV, from the coding sequence ATGGAGACCGTGGACCGGGCGATTCTCGAGCTACTGGTGGAGGACAGCCGCCTGTCCTTCGCCGAGATCGGGCGGCGGGTCGGCATCTCGCGGGCCTACGCGCGAGAGCGGATCCAGCAGCTGGTCCGCGACGGCGTCATCGAGAAGTTCACCGCGGTAGTCAATCCGGTAAAGCTCGGCCGCGGGGTCTCGGCGTTTCTGGACGTGCGGGTGCGCCCGAGCCATGTGGAGCACTTCTGCGAGGTGCTCGGCACGGCGCCGGAGGTGGTAAGCCTCTATCTCATGAGCGACATGCAGAGCCTGCATATCCACACGCTGACCGACACCGAGGAGCACCTGGACGCCTTCGTCAGCCGCCACTTCTTCAGCAGCGACGGCGTTGCCAGCGTGGACTGCAAGCTGCTCCTGCGCCGGATCAAGCACCGCCGCGGCGGCCCGCGAGTGTAG
- a CDS encoding ribbon-helix-helix domain-containing protein: MCHIYASTDPARYESVTRSVRVHGLVTSVRLETEFWEILEMMASDEGLTAPQFITRLYDEVLVERGEVRNLASLLRVVCAVYLSRRPPAPELDGVAAGFAAHDA, encoded by the coding sequence GTGTGCCATATCTATGCGTCCACCGACCCGGCCCGCTACGAGAGCGTGACCCGCTCCGTGCGCGTGCACGGCCTGGTGACCAGCGTCCGGCTCGAGACCGAGTTCTGGGAAATCCTGGAGATGATGGCCAGCGACGAGGGGCTGACCGCGCCGCAGTTCATCACGCGACTGTATGACGAGGTGCTGGTCGAGCGCGGCGAGGTACGCAACCTTGCGTCGCTGCTGCGGGTGGTCTGCGCCGTCTATCTGAGCCGCCGCCCGCCGGCGCCGGAGCTGGACGGCGTGGCTGCCGGATTCGCCGCCCACGACGCCTGA
- a CDS encoding twin-arginine translocation signal domain-containing protein, whose product MLETAVSRRDFLRGSGAALMGVLAFAGGPIAALAPSRAWALELTQLSERQGRALLTLTRHIFPHDTMEDAVYAFVVRDLDAAAAADDATDALIRDGLARLDDAAGGDWLGLDGDEQFVHVRAMAGSPFFEKVRSTAVVSLYDNELAYAHFGYEGPSFQKGGYLMRGFDDLTWLPDPPESASPPMA is encoded by the coding sequence ATGTTGGAGACTGCCGTCAGTCGCCGTGACTTCCTGCGCGGCAGCGGCGCCGCGCTAATGGGTGTGCTGGCCTTTGCCGGCGGGCCCATCGCCGCCCTCGCGCCGTCCCGTGCCTGGGCGCTGGAGCTCACGCAGCTCAGCGAGCGCCAGGGCCGGGCGCTGCTCACGCTCACCCGCCATATCTTCCCTCACGACACCATGGAGGACGCCGTCTACGCCTTCGTAGTCCGCGACCTGGATGCGGCAGCGGCCGCGGATGACGCTACCGACGCGCTGATCCGGGACGGCCTTGCACGCCTCGACGACGCCGCCGGCGGTGACTGGCTCGGGCTGGACGGCGACGAGCAGTTCGTCCACGTCCGCGCCATGGCCGGCTCGCCGTTCTTCGAGAAGGTGCGCAGCACCGCCGTGGTCTCGCTCTACGACAACGAGCTCGCGTACGCCCACTTCGGCTACGAAGGGCCCTCGTTCCAGAAGGGCGGCTACCTCATGCGCGGCTTCGACGACCTGACCTGGCTGCCGGACCCGCCGGAGTCGGCCAGCCCGCCGATGGCCTGA
- a CDS encoding GMC family oxidoreductase, with protein MTTFAKDDDGVVVVIGSGAGGGTLANELCQQGIRVVLLEAGARESTATFVNDEWEAFSQLSWLDGRTTSGSWRIARDFPGLPAWICKTVGGSTVHWAGASLRLQEHEFRARSVYGDLPAANLLDWPVTLAELEPWYDRAEDRMGVTRTHGIPGLPGNNNFKVMYNGAQRLGYTECSTGRMAINSRPRDGRASCLQIGFCFQGCKSGAKWSTLYTEIPKAEATGNLDLRSNSQAVRIEHDDRGRASAVIYFDGDGREQRQRARAVAVAGNSIETPRLLLASESARYPDGLANESGQVGRNYMRHLTGSVYGVFEEPVHMYRGTTMAGIISDEAKHDPSRGFVGGYEMETLSLGLPFMAAFLDPGSWGRGFTEAMDAYTHMAGMWIVGEDMPRETNRITLHPTQKDQYGIPVPNVHFDDHPNDVAMREHAYRQGEAVYDAVGAKRNYRVPPYPSTHNLGTCRMSERPEDGVCNGYGQTHGIRNLFISDGSQFTTGGAENPTLTIVALALRQAEYIRGQMMERAI; from the coding sequence ATGACGACGTTCGCGAAAGACGACGACGGCGTGGTGGTGGTGATCGGCTCCGGCGCCGGCGGCGGCACCCTGGCCAACGAGCTCTGCCAGCAGGGCATCCGCGTGGTTCTCCTGGAGGCAGGCGCGCGGGAGTCCACCGCCACCTTCGTCAACGACGAGTGGGAGGCCTTCAGCCAGCTGTCCTGGCTGGACGGGCGTACCACCTCCGGGAGCTGGCGCATCGCGCGGGACTTCCCCGGGCTGCCCGCCTGGATCTGCAAGACCGTGGGTGGCAGCACCGTGCACTGGGCCGGCGCCAGCCTGCGCCTGCAGGAACATGAGTTCCGGGCCCGCAGCGTCTACGGCGACCTGCCGGCGGCAAACCTGCTGGACTGGCCGGTGACCCTGGCGGAGCTCGAGCCCTGGTACGACCGGGCCGAGGATCGCATGGGCGTGACCCGCACCCACGGCATCCCCGGGTTGCCGGGGAACAACAACTTCAAGGTCATGTACAACGGCGCGCAGCGGCTTGGCTACACCGAGTGCAGCACCGGGCGCATGGCCATCAACAGCCGGCCGCGGGACGGGCGCGCCTCCTGCCTGCAGATTGGCTTCTGCTTCCAGGGCTGCAAGTCAGGGGCCAAGTGGTCGACCCTCTACACCGAGATACCCAAGGCCGAGGCCACGGGCAACCTGGACCTGCGCAGCAACAGCCAGGCGGTGCGCATCGAGCACGACGATCGCGGCCGGGCGAGCGCGGTGATCTACTTCGATGGCGACGGCCGGGAGCAGCGCCAGCGGGCGCGGGCAGTGGCTGTGGCCGGCAACTCCATCGAGACGCCGCGCCTGCTACTGGCCTCGGAGTCCGCCCGCTACCCGGATGGCCTCGCCAACGAGTCCGGCCAGGTGGGCCGCAACTACATGCGTCACCTCACCGGCTCGGTGTATGGCGTATTCGAGGAGCCCGTGCACATGTATCGCGGCACCACCATGGCCGGCATCATCTCCGACGAGGCGAAGCACGACCCGAGCCGAGGCTTCGTCGGCGGCTACGAAATGGAGACGCTGTCCCTCGGCCTGCCGTTCATGGCGGCTTTTCTGGACCCCGGCAGCTGGGGCCGCGGCTTCACCGAGGCGATGGACGCCTACACGCACATGGCCGGCATGTGGATCGTCGGCGAGGACATGCCCCGGGAGACCAACCGCATCACCCTGCACCCGACCCAGAAGGACCAGTACGGCATCCCCGTTCCCAACGTCCACTTCGACGACCACCCGAACGACGTGGCCATGCGCGAGCATGCCTACCGCCAGGGCGAGGCGGTCTACGATGCGGTGGGGGCGAAACGCAACTACCGGGTACCGCCCTACCCCTCGACGCACAACCTCGGCACCTGCCGCATGAGCGAGCGTCCGGAGGACGGGGTCTGCAACGGCTACGGCCAGACCCACGGCATCCGCAACCTGTTCATCTCCGACGGCAGCCAGTTCACCACCGGGGGTGCAGAGAACCCGACGCTGACCATCGTGGCACTGGCGCTGCGCCAGGCCGAGTACATCCGCGGGCAGATGATGGAGCGGGCCATCTGA